Proteins encoded by one window of Channa argus isolate prfri chromosome 1, Channa argus male v1.0, whole genome shotgun sequence:
- the col11a2 gene encoding collagen alpha-2(XI) chain isoform X4 → MDIGDDPFRKKRRPRRMGFSSFALVTVILAVCQTTVVRADPVDVLRALQVPTLPEGVKKVPGFCTSRRSSSPDHAYRITKKAQISAPTKQLFSGRFPENFSLMALVKAQAGLQAFLLSIYSEQGIQQLGVELGRSPVFLYEDQNGKPAPEDYPLFRGVNLADGKWHRIAFSVSKKNVTLLLDCKKKMTRPLPRGNNAEIDTNGITVFGARLLDEEVFQGDIQQLLIASNPQAAYDFCEHYSPDCDSPLPKTQAQDPNTHDVEFSEAGPTATETDYFFEETIPVAEGEVIGPEEIPEQPQVEPELGGQEVDATKALGAGEEVFTEEYVTGDVGLREYDYSYRDYNEPLVETGEIEAGMGPALSAVTDEGGAAIRGQKGEKGEPAVLEPGMLIEGPPGPEGPAGPTGPPGSSGPPGSVGDPGERGPPGRSGLPGADGVPGPPGTSVMLPFRFSQSGGEKGPVAAVQEAQAAAILSQARMALKGPSGPMGYTGRPGPLGSPGSPGVKGESGDPGPQGPRGTQGLTGPPGKPGRRGRAGADGARGMPGETGIKGDRGFDGLPGLPGDKGHRGDTGPMGPPGPQGEDGERGDDGDVGPRGLPGEPGPRGLLGPKGPAGIPGPPGVRGNDGPQGPKGNLGPQGEPGPPGQQGTPGTQGMPGPQGAVGPPGEKGPTGKPGLPGMPGADGPPGHPGKEGPSGTKGNQGPNGPQGAIGYPGPRGIKGEQGIRGLKGHKGEKGEDGFPGIKGEFGTKGERGEVGVPGSRGEDGPEGPKGRVGPPGEVGPIGHVGEKGKLGVPGLPGYPGRQGPKGSLGFPGFPGSNGEKGTRGSTGKAGPRGQRGPTGPRGQRGPRGATGKPGAKGTSGSDGPHGPPGERGLPGPQGASGFPGPKGPPGPPGKDGLPGHPGQRGEVGFQGKVGPPGPPGVVGPQGPSGETGPLGERGHPGPPGPPGEQGLSGPSGKEGTKGDPGPPGGPGKDGPPGLRGFPGERGLPGTPGGGGLKGSEGPAGPPGPAGSPGERGPAGTAGPVGPPGRPGPQGPPGPAGEKGVPGEKGPIGPAGRDGVQGPVGLPGPAGTPGVPGEDGDKGEVGEPGQKGAKGGKGEHGPPGPPGPMGPVGQPGPAGADGEPGPRGQQGPFGSKGDEGTRGFPGAPGPIGLQGLPGPAGEKGETGDVGPLGPPGPPGPRGPAGPSGADGPQGPPGGLGNPGPIGEKGEPGEAGAPGIVGEPGKKGPRGERGEKGEAGQPGTAGPTGGRGRPGDDGPKGNPGPVGFPGDPGPPGEVGPRGQDGAKGERGEDGEQGESGSPGPPGENGSTGPPGKRGPPGTRGPEGRQGEKGTKGDPGAVGPPGKTGPVGPQGSPGKQGTEGLRGLPGSVGEQGSPGPAGQKGPPGPLGPPGLPGLRGDPGAKGEKGHPGLIGLIGPPGEQGEKGDRGLHGPQGTTGPKGEPGMSGGTGPIGPAGPPGLPGPQGVKGAKGTAGGAGPKGEKGVQGPPGPPGPPGEVIQPLPIQRSPKSKRSIDASQLLPESDPDMPAADATGTEFLMGNEGMEEILGSLNSLRQEIETMRFPLGTQESPARTCQDLNLSQPDLKDGEYWIDPNQGCSRDAFKVFCNFTSGAETCLYPSKSINTVKMSSWDKETPGSWYSQFSTGSKFSYVDSDGEPVGVVQLGFLRLLSVQAHQNLTYHCHRSVAWADQSTNNYDRALHLQGANDDELSYETNPYVKALVDGCSYRKGFDRTVLEINTPQVEHLPLLDIKVSDFGESNQQFGFEVGPVCFQG, encoded by the exons ACCCAGTGGACGTCCTGCGGGCTCTGCAGGTCCCCACTCTCCCCGAGGGCGTGAAGAAGGTCCCCGGTTTCTGCACATCCCGCCGCTCCAGCAGCCCCGACCACGCTTACcgcatcaccaagaaggcccagatCTCCGCCCCCACCAAGCAGCTCTTCTCAG GTCGTTTCCCAGAGAACTTCTCTCTCATGGCTCTGGTTAAGGCCCAGGCTGGTCTCCAggccttcctcctctccatctACAGTGAGCAGGGCATCCAGCAGCTGGGCGTGGAGCTCGGACGCTCTCCCGTTTTCCTGTATGAGGACCAGAACGGCAAACCAGCCCCTGAGGATTACCCACTGTTCAGAGGCGTCAACCTGGCTGATGGCAA GTGGCATCGCATCGCTTTCTCCGTTTCCAAGAAAAACGTGACACTGCTGCTCGACTGCAAGAAGAAGATGACCCGGCCCCTGCCCCGCGGCAACAACGCGGAGATCGACACCAACGGCATCACAGTGTTTGGAGCCCGTCTGCTCGATGAGGAGGTTTTCCAG GGAGACATCCAGCAACTGCTGATCGCCTCCAACCCTCAGGCCGCGTATGACTTCTGTGAACACTACAGCCCAGACTGTGACTCCCCTCTGCCCAAGACCCAGGCTCAGGACCCCAACACACAC GATGTAGAATTTTCCGAGGCTGGCCCCACCGCTACAGAGACTGATTATTTCTTTGAGGAGACCATCCCAGTGGCAGAGGGTGAGGTGATTGGACCAGAAGAGATCCCAGAacag CCCCAGGTGGAGCCAGAGCTGGGCGGACAGGAGGTGGATGCCACCAAGGCGCTCGGGGCGGGCGAGGAAGTCTTCACGGAGGAGTATGTCACAGGGGACGTGGGCCTGCGGGAATACGACTATTCCTACAGGGACTACAATGAGCCGTTAGTGGAGACGGGAGAGATCGAGGCCGGCATGGGCCCCGCCCTGTCTGCTGTGACAGACGAGGGAGGC GCCGCCATCAGAGGCcagaaaggagagaaaggagaacCTGCCGTACTGGAGCCG gGTATGCTGATTGAAGGACCTCCAGGACCGGAAGGACCTGCT GGTCCTACTGGGCCCCCCGGCTCTTCTGGGCCTCCTGGCTCTGTCGGTGACCCTGGCGAGAGG GGTCCTCCCGGAAGGTCTGGTCTGCCTGGAGCTGATGGAGTCCCCGGACCTCCTGGAACCTCCGTCATGCTGCCT TTCCGTTTCAGTCAGAGTGGAGGAGAGAAGGGTCCTGTTGCTGCTGTACAGGAAGCTCAGGCTGCGGCCATCTTGTCTCAAGCCAGG ATGGCTCTGAAAGGACCTTCTGGACCAATGGGATACACCGGACGTCCTGGACCTCTG GGAAGTCCAGGTAGTCCTGGTGTGAAGGGAGAGAGTGGAGATCCCGGTCCTCAG gGCCCCAGAGGAACCCAAGGTTTGACCGGACCTCCAGGCAAACCAGGAAGAAGA GGCCGCGCCGGAGCCGACGGTGCCCGGGGAATGCCAGGAGAGACTGGAATCAAG GGGGACCGTGGTTTTGATGGTCTTCCTGGTTTGCCTGGTGACAAAGGACACAGG GGGGACACTGGACCAATGGGACCCCCAGGACCTCAgggagaggatggagagagg gGAGATGATGGAGACGTTGGACCAAGGGGTCTCCCAGGTGAACCA GGTCCCCGTGGTTTGCTCGGACCCAAAGGTCCTGCTGGAATTCCTGGGCCTCCT GGTGTACGAGGAAATGATGGGCCCCAGGGTCCCAAAGGAAACTTG ggtCCACAAGGAGAACCAGGACCTCCGGGTCAGCAGGGAACCCCAGGAACTCAG ggAATGCCAGGACCACAGGGAGCTGTTGGACCTCCAGGAGAGAAA GGTCCCACAGGAAAACCAGGTCTGCCAGGAATGCCTGGAGCTGATGGACCCCCT GGTCACCCAGGAAAGGAGGGGCCTTCTGGCACCAAAGGAAACCAG GGTCCCAACGGTCCTCAGGGAGCTATTGGCTACCCTGGGCCTCGTGGCATCAAG GGAGAACAAGGAATCCGGGGTCTAAAGGGGCACAAGGGAGAGAAG GGAGAAGATGGCTTCCCTGGAATTAAAGGAGAGTTTGGCACCAAGGGAGAGAGA GGTGAAGTTGGAGTGCCGGGGTCCAGAGGGGAGGACGGTCCAGAGGGGCCAAAGGGTCGTGTAGGCCCCCCTGGTGAAGTCGGACCAATTGGACATGTTGGAGAGAAG GGTAAACTTGGTGTGCCTGGACTTCCTGGATATCCTGGAAGACAGGGACCCAAG GGATCACTTGGATTCCCTGGATTCCCCGGCTCTAACGGCGAGAAGGGAACACGG ggtTCTACCGGTAAAGCAGGGCCAAGAGGACAAAGAGGACCAACG GGGCCCAGAGGGCAGAGAGGACCAAGGGGCGCAACAGGAAAACCAGGAGCAAAG GGAACTTCAGGAAGCGATGGCCCTCATGGACCTCCTGGAGAAAGG GGTTTGCCTGGACCTCAGGGAGCCAGTGGTTTCCCCGGACCAAAGGGACCTCCT GGACCACCAGGAAAGGATGGACTGCCTGGACACCCTGGACAGAGAGGAGAAGTT GGTTTCCAAGGTAAAGTGGGGCCACCTGGGCCTCCTGGAGTTGTTGGACCTCAG GGTCCATCAGGAGAGACTGGCCCCTTGGGTGAACGCGGCCACCCCGGACCTCCTGGGCCACCTGGAGAGCAGGGACTTTCTGGTCCCTCTGGGAAGGAAGGCACCAAGGGAGACCCTGgacccccaggaggccctggcAAAGACGGTCCACCAGGACTGAGAGGCTTCCCTGGGGAGAGAGGACTGCCTGGAACCCCT GGAGGTGGAGGACTGAAGGGAAGTGAAGGACCTGCCGGACCTCCTGGACCTGCT GGTTCTCCTGGTGAGAGGGGACCAGCTGGTACTGCTGGACCTGTTGGACCACCTGGCAGACCGGGCCCTCAGGGGCCTCCAGGACCCGCTGGAGAGAAGGGAGTTCCT GGTGAAAAAGGCCCAATTGGCCCGGCAGGTCGTGATGGAGTACAGGGTCCCGTGGGTTTGCCTGGCCCAGCCGGTACCCCCGGAGTAcctggagaggacggagacaAG GGTGAGGTTGGGGAGCCTGGACAGAAGGGAGCCAAGGGAGGAAAAGGAGAACAT GGTCCTCCTGGTCCACCCGGGCCAATGGGTCCTGTCGGTCAGCCTGGTCCTGCT GGTGCTGATGGAGAACCTGGACCAAGGGGTCAGCAGGGGCCATTTGGAAGTAAAGGCGATGAAGGGACCAGAGGATTCCCAGGGGCCCCAGGACCCATCGGACTGCAG GGTTTACCGGGGCCAGCAGGAGAGAAGGGTGAGACAGGAGATGTTGGACCTCTG GGTCCTCCAGGCCCTCCAGGACCTCGTGGTCCAGCTGGACCCAGTGGTGCCGAT GGTCCTCAAGGTCCTCCAGGAGGTTTGGGTAATCCTGGACCAATTGGAGAGAAG GGAGAGCCTGGTGAGGCTGGAGCACCTGGAATTGTAGGAGAGCCTGGAAAGAAG GGTCCTCGTGGAGAGCGTGGGGAGAAAGGAGAGGCTGGACAACCTGGAACTGCTGGACCTACTGGAGGACGGGGACGACCTGGAGACGACGGACCCAAAGGAAACCCC GGTCCTGTTGGTTTCCCTGGTGATCCTGGTCCCCCTGGAGAGGTTGGACCCAGA GGTCAGGATGGCGccaagggagagagaggagaggacgGTGAACAAGGAGAATCT GGCTCCCCTGGACCTCCCGGTGAGAACGGATCTACTGGCCCCCCAGGAAAAAGG GGTCCCCCTGGAACAAGAGGACCAGAGGGACGTCAAGGAGAAAAGGGAACTAAG GGAGACCCAGGTGCAGTCGGCCCCCCAGGAAAGACCGGGCCCGTCGGCCCCCAGGGTTCACCAGGAAAACAAGGAACAGAAGGTCTTCGAGGACTACCAGGATCAGTG GGCGAACAAGGATCTCCAGGTCCAGCTGGACAGAAAGGACCACCTGGACCTCTT GGACCTCCTGGTTTGCCTGGTCTGCGTGGAGACCCCGGTGCAAAGGGAGAGAAGGGACACCCAGGTCTTATCGGTCTCATTGGACCTCCAggagagcagggagagaagGGAGACCGAGGTCTGCATGGTCCTCAGGGAACCACTGGACCCAAAGGAGAGCCT GGAATGTCTGGAGGAACCGGACCCATTGGCCCAGCTGGTCCTCCTGGTTTGCCT GGTCCTCAAGGTGTCAAAGGAGCTAAGGGCACTGCT GGGGGAGCTGGTCCCAAGGGAGAAAAGGGTGTACAAGGACCTCCTGGACCTCCT GGCCCACCAGGCGAAGTCATTCAGCCCCTGCCCATCCAGAGGAGTCCCAAGTCCAAGCGCTCCATTGACGCCAGCCAGCTGCTCCCCGAGTCCGACCCTGACATGCCTGCTGCTGACGCCACAGGCACTGAGTTCCTGATGGGCAACGAAGGCATGGAGGAGATCCTCGGCTCTCTCAACTCACTTCGACAGGAGATCGAGACCATGCGTTTCCCTCTGGGAACCCAGGAAAGCCCTGCACGCACCTGCCAGGACCTGAACCTGAGTCAGCCAGACCTCAAAGATG GTGAATACTGGATCGATCCCAACCAGGGCTGCTCCAGAGACGCCTTCAAGGTCTTCTGTAATTTCACAAGTGGAGCTGAAACTTGCCTCTACCCCAGCAAGAGCATCAACACG GTGAAGATGAGCTCGTGGGACAAAGAGACTCCAGGATCCTGGTACAGTCAGTTCAGCACTGGCAGTAAG TTCTCCTACGTGGACTCTGACGGCGAGCCCGTGGGTGTAGTCCAGCTGGGCTTCCTGCGCCTCTTGAGCGTCCAGGCCCATCAGAACCTCACCTACCACTGTCACCGCTCAGTGGCCTGGGCCGACCAAAGCACCAATAATTACGACAGGGCGCTGCACCTGCAGGGCGCCAACGACGACGAGCTGAGCTACGAGACCAACCCTTACGTCAAAGCCTTGGTCGACGGCTGCTCT TATCGTAAGGGCTTCGACAGGACAGTCCTGGAGATCAACACACCACAGGTGGAGCATCTTCCTCTGCTGGATATCAAGGTGTCAGACTTTGGGGAGAGCAACCAGCAGTTTGGCTTTGAAGTGGGACCTGTTTGTTTCCAAggctaa
- the col11a2 gene encoding collagen alpha-2(XI) chain isoform X3, which produces MDIGDDPFRKKRRPRRMGFSSFALVTVILAVCQTTVVRADPVDVLRALQVPTLPEGVKKVPGFCTSRRSSSPDHAYRITKKAQISAPTKQLFSGRFPENFSLMALVKAQAGLQAFLLSIYSEQGIQQLGVELGRSPVFLYEDQNGKPAPEDYPLFRGVNLADGKWHRIAFSVSKKNVTLLLDCKKKMTRPLPRGNNAEIDTNGITVFGARLLDEEVFQGDIQQLLIASNPQAAYDFCEHYSPDCDSPLPKTQAQDPNTHKKELNGKAAPTKATLVKPKPSPPKPAKAGKFKIVKPAMPTKAPKASKAKPTAAEILLSKIKPAAKSKTTSAPLKDSNGKAAAEKKANAAAKAKTNGKAAVAKPTTQPNGKTVAEKKVNGNGNGKLSVEKKTNGNGKATIAPKANGNGKATAEKKANGKAENKVNGEAKANGNSKVSNGAANAAKSETTTKAKAEKSVKVEKTVVSTAKAAVKVGATKSPKPTKASKPAKTQVKPDVTKFQSTPPKKSASTPAPVRPTPPRITKSHLGVDTNIKSLHKPFPPFVKTTLKTTSNGYQQAAIRGQKGEKGEPAVLEPGMLIEGPPGPEGPAGPTGPPGSSGPPGSVGDPGERGPPGRSGLPGADGVPGPPGTSVMLPFRFSQSGGEKGPVAAVQEAQAAAILSQARMALKGPSGPMGYTGRPGPLGSPGSPGVKGESGDPGPQGPRGTQGLTGPPGKPGRRGRAGADGARGMPGETGIKGDRGFDGLPGLPGDKGHRGDTGPMGPPGPQGEDGERGDDGDVGPRGLPGEPGPRGLLGPKGPAGIPGPPGVRGNDGPQGPKGNLGPQGEPGPPGQQGTPGTQGMPGPQGAVGPPGEKGPTGKPGLPGMPGADGPPGHPGKEGPSGTKGNQGPNGPQGAIGYPGPRGIKGEQGIRGLKGHKGEKGEDGFPGIKGEFGTKGERGEVGVPGSRGEDGPEGPKGRVGPPGEVGPIGHVGEKGKLGVPGLPGYPGRQGPKGSLGFPGFPGSNGEKGTRGSTGKAGPRGQRGPTGPRGQRGPRGATGKPGAKGTSGSDGPHGPPGERGLPGPQGASGFPGPKGPPGPPGKDGLPGHPGQRGEVGFQGKVGPPGPPGVVGPQGPSGETGPLGERGHPGPPGPPGEQGLSGPSGKEGTKGDPGPPGGPGKDGPPGLRGFPGERGLPGTPGGGGLKGSEGPAGPPGPAGSPGERGPAGTAGPVGPPGRPGPQGPPGPAGEKGVPGEKGPIGPAGRDGVQGPVGLPGPAGTPGVPGEDGDKGEVGEPGQKGAKGGKGEHGPPGPPGPMGPVGQPGPAGADGEPGPRGQQGPFGSKGDEGTRGFPGAPGPIGLQGLPGPAGEKGETGDVGPLGPPGPPGPRGPAGPSGADGPQGPPGGLGNPGPIGEKGEPGEAGAPGIVGEPGKKGPRGERGEKGEAGQPGTAGPTGGRGRPGDDGPKGNPGPVGFPGDPGPPGEVGPRGQDGAKGERGEDGEQGESGSPGPPGENGSTGPPGKRGPPGTRGPEGRQGEKGTKGDPGAVGPPGKTGPVGPQGSPGKQGTEGLRGLPGSVGEQGSPGPAGQKGPPGPLGPPGLPGLRGDPGAKGEKGHPGLIGLIGPPGEQGEKGDRGLHGPQGTTGPKGEPGMSGGTGPIGPAGPPGLPGPQGVKGAKGTAGGAGPKGEKGVQGPPGPPGPPGEVIQPLPIQRSPKSKRSIDASQLLPESDPDMPAADATGTEFLMGNEGMEEILGSLNSLRQEIETMRFPLGTQESPARTCQDLNLSQPDLKDGEYWIDPNQGCSRDAFKVFCNFTSGAETCLYPSKSINTVKMSSWDKETPGSWYSQFSTGSKFSYVDSDGEPVGVVQLGFLRLLSVQAHQNLTYHCHRSVAWADQSTNNYDRALHLQGANDDELSYETNPYVKALVDGCSYRKGFDRTVLEINTPQVEHLPLLDIKVSDFGESNQQFGFEVGPVCFQG; this is translated from the exons ACCCAGTGGACGTCCTGCGGGCTCTGCAGGTCCCCACTCTCCCCGAGGGCGTGAAGAAGGTCCCCGGTTTCTGCACATCCCGCCGCTCCAGCAGCCCCGACCACGCTTACcgcatcaccaagaaggcccagatCTCCGCCCCCACCAAGCAGCTCTTCTCAG GTCGTTTCCCAGAGAACTTCTCTCTCATGGCTCTGGTTAAGGCCCAGGCTGGTCTCCAggccttcctcctctccatctACAGTGAGCAGGGCATCCAGCAGCTGGGCGTGGAGCTCGGACGCTCTCCCGTTTTCCTGTATGAGGACCAGAACGGCAAACCAGCCCCTGAGGATTACCCACTGTTCAGAGGCGTCAACCTGGCTGATGGCAA GTGGCATCGCATCGCTTTCTCCGTTTCCAAGAAAAACGTGACACTGCTGCTCGACTGCAAGAAGAAGATGACCCGGCCCCTGCCCCGCGGCAACAACGCGGAGATCGACACCAACGGCATCACAGTGTTTGGAGCCCGTCTGCTCGATGAGGAGGTTTTCCAG GGAGACATCCAGCAACTGCTGATCGCCTCCAACCCTCAGGCCGCGTATGACTTCTGTGAACACTACAGCCCAGACTGTGACTCCCCTCTGCCCAAGACCCAGGCTCAGGACCCCAACACACAC AAGAAGGAGCTCAATGGAAAAGCAGCCCCCACTAAAGCCACCCTTGTCAAACCCAAACCCAGTCCCCCTAAGCCGGCCAAGGCTGGAAAATTCAAAATAGTCAAGCCAGCTATGCCCACCAAAGCTCCTAAAGCTTCCAAAGCAAAACCCACTGCAGCAGAGATCCTGTTGTCTAAGATCAAACCGGCAGCTAAATCTAAGACCACATCCGCCCCCCTTAAGGACAGTAACGGTAAAGCAGCTGCCGAGAAGAAAGCAAATGCTGCCGCTAAAGCCAAAACCAACGGCAAAGCAGCTGTAGCTAAGCCCACAACTCAGCCCAATGGCAAGACTGTAGCTGAGAAGAAAGTCAATGgtaatggaaatggaaaattgTCAGTGGAAAAGAAAACCAATGGAAACGGAAAAGCCACTATCGCGCCTAAGGCTAATGGAAATGGCAAAGCTACAGCAGAGAAGAAAGCCAATGGCAAAGCTGAGAATAAAGTCAACGGTGAGGCTAAGGCTAATGGCAACAGCAAAGTTAGTAACGGTGCTGCAAATGCGGCTAAAAGCGAAACCACTACGAAGGCAAAGGCTGAGAAAAGTGTTAAAGTAGAGAAGACTGTGGTCAGCACAGCAAAAGCTGCTGTAAAAGTAGGAGCTACTAAATCGCCTAAACCCACGAAAGCATCAAAACCTGCAAAAACTCAAGTGAAGCCAGACGTCACCAAATTTCAGTCAACGCCCCCGAAGAAATCTGCTTCAACGCCGGCCCCTGTCCGGCCCACTCCTCCCAGAATCACGAAATCACACCTGGGTGTGGACACTAACATCAAATCCCTGCACAAACCATTCCCGCCCTTCGTCAAGACTACGCTGAAGACAACTTCCAACGGCTATCAGCAG GCCGCCATCAGAGGCcagaaaggagagaaaggagaacCTGCCGTACTGGAGCCG gGTATGCTGATTGAAGGACCTCCAGGACCGGAAGGACCTGCT GGTCCTACTGGGCCCCCCGGCTCTTCTGGGCCTCCTGGCTCTGTCGGTGACCCTGGCGAGAGG GGTCCTCCCGGAAGGTCTGGTCTGCCTGGAGCTGATGGAGTCCCCGGACCTCCTGGAACCTCCGTCATGCTGCCT TTCCGTTTCAGTCAGAGTGGAGGAGAGAAGGGTCCTGTTGCTGCTGTACAGGAAGCTCAGGCTGCGGCCATCTTGTCTCAAGCCAGG ATGGCTCTGAAAGGACCTTCTGGACCAATGGGATACACCGGACGTCCTGGACCTCTG GGAAGTCCAGGTAGTCCTGGTGTGAAGGGAGAGAGTGGAGATCCCGGTCCTCAG gGCCCCAGAGGAACCCAAGGTTTGACCGGACCTCCAGGCAAACCAGGAAGAAGA GGCCGCGCCGGAGCCGACGGTGCCCGGGGAATGCCAGGAGAGACTGGAATCAAG GGGGACCGTGGTTTTGATGGTCTTCCTGGTTTGCCTGGTGACAAAGGACACAGG GGGGACACTGGACCAATGGGACCCCCAGGACCTCAgggagaggatggagagagg gGAGATGATGGAGACGTTGGACCAAGGGGTCTCCCAGGTGAACCA GGTCCCCGTGGTTTGCTCGGACCCAAAGGTCCTGCTGGAATTCCTGGGCCTCCT GGTGTACGAGGAAATGATGGGCCCCAGGGTCCCAAAGGAAACTTG ggtCCACAAGGAGAACCAGGACCTCCGGGTCAGCAGGGAACCCCAGGAACTCAG ggAATGCCAGGACCACAGGGAGCTGTTGGACCTCCAGGAGAGAAA GGTCCCACAGGAAAACCAGGTCTGCCAGGAATGCCTGGAGCTGATGGACCCCCT GGTCACCCAGGAAAGGAGGGGCCTTCTGGCACCAAAGGAAACCAG GGTCCCAACGGTCCTCAGGGAGCTATTGGCTACCCTGGGCCTCGTGGCATCAAG GGAGAACAAGGAATCCGGGGTCTAAAGGGGCACAAGGGAGAGAAG GGAGAAGATGGCTTCCCTGGAATTAAAGGAGAGTTTGGCACCAAGGGAGAGAGA GGTGAAGTTGGAGTGCCGGGGTCCAGAGGGGAGGACGGTCCAGAGGGGCCAAAGGGTCGTGTAGGCCCCCCTGGTGAAGTCGGACCAATTGGACATGTTGGAGAGAAG GGTAAACTTGGTGTGCCTGGACTTCCTGGATATCCTGGAAGACAGGGACCCAAG GGATCACTTGGATTCCCTGGATTCCCCGGCTCTAACGGCGAGAAGGGAACACGG ggtTCTACCGGTAAAGCAGGGCCAAGAGGACAAAGAGGACCAACG GGGCCCAGAGGGCAGAGAGGACCAAGGGGCGCAACAGGAAAACCAGGAGCAAAG GGAACTTCAGGAAGCGATGGCCCTCATGGACCTCCTGGAGAAAGG GGTTTGCCTGGACCTCAGGGAGCCAGTGGTTTCCCCGGACCAAAGGGACCTCCT GGACCACCAGGAAAGGATGGACTGCCTGGACACCCTGGACAGAGAGGAGAAGTT GGTTTCCAAGGTAAAGTGGGGCCACCTGGGCCTCCTGGAGTTGTTGGACCTCAG GGTCCATCAGGAGAGACTGGCCCCTTGGGTGAACGCGGCCACCCCGGACCTCCTGGGCCACCTGGAGAGCAGGGACTTTCTGGTCCCTCTGGGAAGGAAGGCACCAAGGGAGACCCTGgacccccaggaggccctggcAAAGACGGTCCACCAGGACTGAGAGGCTTCCCTGGGGAGAGAGGACTGCCTGGAACCCCT GGAGGTGGAGGACTGAAGGGAAGTGAAGGACCTGCCGGACCTCCTGGACCTGCT GGTTCTCCTGGTGAGAGGGGACCAGCTGGTACTGCTGGACCTGTTGGACCACCTGGCAGACCGGGCCCTCAGGGGCCTCCAGGACCCGCTGGAGAGAAGGGAGTTCCT GGTGAAAAAGGCCCAATTGGCCCGGCAGGTCGTGATGGAGTACAGGGTCCCGTGGGTTTGCCTGGCCCAGCCGGTACCCCCGGAGTAcctggagaggacggagacaAG GGTGAGGTTGGGGAGCCTGGACAGAAGGGAGCCAAGGGAGGAAAAGGAGAACAT GGTCCTCCTGGTCCACCCGGGCCAATGGGTCCTGTCGGTCAGCCTGGTCCTGCT GGTGCTGATGGAGAACCTGGACCAAGGGGTCAGCAGGGGCCATTTGGAAGTAAAGGCGATGAAGGGACCAGAGGATTCCCAGGGGCCCCAGGACCCATCGGACTGCAG GGTTTACCGGGGCCAGCAGGAGAGAAGGGTGAGACAGGAGATGTTGGACCTCTG GGTCCTCCAGGCCCTCCAGGACCTCGTGGTCCAGCTGGACCCAGTGGTGCCGAT GGTCCTCAAGGTCCTCCAGGAGGTTTGGGTAATCCTGGACCAATTGGAGAGAAG GGAGAGCCTGGTGAGGCTGGAGCACCTGGAATTGTAGGAGAGCCTGGAAAGAAG GGTCCTCGTGGAGAGCGTGGGGAGAAAGGAGAGGCTGGACAACCTGGAACTGCTGGACCTACTGGAGGACGGGGACGACCTGGAGACGACGGACCCAAAGGAAACCCC GGTCCTGTTGGTTTCCCTGGTGATCCTGGTCCCCCTGGAGAGGTTGGACCCAGA GGTCAGGATGGCGccaagggagagagaggagaggacgGTGAACAAGGAGAATCT GGCTCCCCTGGACCTCCCGGTGAGAACGGATCTACTGGCCCCCCAGGAAAAAGG GGTCCCCCTGGAACAAGAGGACCAGAGGGACGTCAAGGAGAAAAGGGAACTAAG GGAGACCCAGGTGCAGTCGGCCCCCCAGGAAAGACCGGGCCCGTCGGCCCCCAGGGTTCACCAGGAAAACAAGGAACAGAAGGTCTTCGAGGACTACCAGGATCAGTG GGCGAACAAGGATCTCCAGGTCCAGCTGGACAGAAAGGACCACCTGGACCTCTT GGACCTCCTGGTTTGCCTGGTCTGCGTGGAGACCCCGGTGCAAAGGGAGAGAAGGGACACCCAGGTCTTATCGGTCTCATTGGACCTCCAggagagcagggagagaagGGAGACCGAGGTCTGCATGGTCCTCAGGGAACCACTGGACCCAAAGGAGAGCCT GGAATGTCTGGAGGAACCGGACCCATTGGCCCAGCTGGTCCTCCTGGTTTGCCT GGTCCTCAAGGTGTCAAAGGAGCTAAGGGCACTGCT GGGGGAGCTGGTCCCAAGGGAGAAAAGGGTGTACAAGGACCTCCTGGACCTCCT GGCCCACCAGGCGAAGTCATTCAGCCCCTGCCCATCCAGAGGAGTCCCAAGTCCAAGCGCTCCATTGACGCCAGCCAGCTGCTCCCCGAGTCCGACCCTGACATGCCTGCTGCTGACGCCACAGGCACTGAGTTCCTGATGGGCAACGAAGGCATGGAGGAGATCCTCGGCTCTCTCAACTCACTTCGACAGGAGATCGAGACCATGCGTTTCCCTCTGGGAACCCAGGAAAGCCCTGCACGCACCTGCCAGGACCTGAACCTGAGTCAGCCAGACCTCAAAGATG GTGAATACTGGATCGATCCCAACCAGGGCTGCTCCAGAGACGCCTTCAAGGTCTTCTGTAATTTCACAAGTGGAGCTGAAACTTGCCTCTACCCCAGCAAGAGCATCAACACG GTGAAGATGAGCTCGTGGGACAAAGAGACTCCAGGATCCTGGTACAGTCAGTTCAGCACTGGCAGTAAG TTCTCCTACGTGGACTCTGACGGCGAGCCCGTGGGTGTAGTCCAGCTGGGCTTCCTGCGCCTCTTGAGCGTCCAGGCCCATCAGAACCTCACCTACCACTGTCACCGCTCAGTGGCCTGGGCCGACCAAAGCACCAATAATTACGACAGGGCGCTGCACCTGCAGGGCGCCAACGACGACGAGCTGAGCTACGAGACCAACCCTTACGTCAAAGCCTTGGTCGACGGCTGCTCT TATCGTAAGGGCTTCGACAGGACAGTCCTGGAGATCAACACACCACAGGTGGAGCATCTTCCTCTGCTGGATATCAAGGTGTCAGACTTTGGGGAGAGCAACCAGCAGTTTGGCTTTGAAGTGGGACCTGTTTGTTTCCAAggctaa